The following proteins are encoded in a genomic region of Oncorhynchus masou masou isolate Uvic2021 chromosome 32, UVic_Omas_1.1, whole genome shotgun sequence:
- the asb5a gene encoding ankyrin repeat and SOCS box protein 5 isoform X2, which yields MQQIATQNQIVLCVIKGSWADRSPLHDAACQGRLLALRNLILQGHNVNVVTIDHVSPLHEACLGDHVACARALIAAGANVNVTTIDGVTPLFNACSVGSVSCAEVLLENGAKPQALVFQPSPIHQASSKGSSGCVETLIRWGADVDFDIPHLGTPLYTACVSQEIECVQRLLREGANVQKGRYMESPLHAAAEKDCTAIVKLLLDFGADIHARNIEFQRPVEAAPPSSLTEGFLLVYEATPQPLSQLCRRRIRDRVGRDRFHLINHLPLPNPLRNYLQYR from the exons ATGCAGCAAATAGCAACACAAAATCAAATCGTGTTGTGCGTTATTAAAG GCTCCTGGGCAGACCGCTCACCCTTACATGATGCTGCATGCCAAGGTCGTCTCTTAGCTCTGAGGAATCTCATTTTACAG GGCCACAATGTAAATGTAGTCACTATAGACCATGTGAGTCCTCTGCACGAGGCCTGCCTTGGAGACCATGTAGCATGTGCCAGAGCTCTGATCGCTGCAGGAGCCAAT GTGAACGTCACCACCATTGATGGGGTGACTCCTCTTTTCAACGCGTGCTCAGTGGGCAGTGTATCATGTGCAGAGGTCCTCCTGGAGAACGGGGCCAAACCGCAGGCCCTGGTATTTCAGCCCTCGCCCATTCACCAAGCCAGCAGTAAAG GCAGCAGTGGGTGTGTGGAGACTCTAATCAGATGGGGAGCCGACGTGGACTTTGACATTCCTCACCTGGGAACGCCCCTCTACACCGCCTGTGTCTCTCAGGAGATAGAGTGTGTCcagaggctgctgagggaag GAGCAAATGTACAGAAAGGTAGATATATGGAGTCTCCCTTACACGCTGCCGCTGAGAAGGACTGCACTGCCATTGTTAAGCTGTTGTTGGACTTTGGGGCAGATATCCATGCCAGGAACATTGAGTTCCAGAGACCTGTGGAGGCTGCTCCTCCCAGCAGCCTGACAGAGGGGTTTCTACTGGTCTATGAGG CCACGCCCCAACCATTGAGTCAGCTGTGTCGACGGCGTATCCGTGACCGTGTGGGCCGTGACAGGTTTCACCTCATCAACCATCTTCCCCTTCCCAACCCCCTCAGGAACTATCTCCAGTACAGATGA
- the spata4 gene encoding spermatogenesis-associated protein 4 isoform X1, translated as MAYAQPPKKTGLPREVLKWLQSLDLSFSPKNMRRDFSNGYLVAEMFSWYYHEDFPMHSYNNGTSLPTKQGNWAQIERFLVKQNIHLQKEVLDGTIHCKPGAAELLVQEIYTILTNRRIKGIQGREIDFTDRDYQDQLPMLARATASKAIKNNLRLTEVIAEPNISTNQRKVQAIIHMHLEQRAAERVQNPKRFNVKPTLGELAVRLPPSSHHGDDSSDSNASVQSGTAKSSEPFIRSKASVHFKEIEVRQTDRRSLIAI; from the exons ATGGCTTACGCACAGCCTCCCAAAAAGACAGGACTGCCACGAGAGGTTCTGAAGTGGCTCCAAAGCCTGGATTTGTCATTTTCTCCAAAGAATATGCGCAG GGATTTCTCCAATGGCTACCTTGTGGCAGAGATGTTCTCCTGGTATTATCATGAAGACTTCCCCATGCACTCCTACAACAATGGGACATCACTTCCAACCAAACAGGGCAACTGGGCACAAATAGAGAGG TTTCTAGTGAAACAGAACATCCATCTGCAAAAGGAAGTTCTGGACGGGACCATCCACTGCAAGCCAGGAGCAGCAGAGCTTCTAGTGCAAGAGATTTACACCATCTTAACTAACAGGAG GATCAAAGGGATCCAGGGCAGGGAGATTGACTTCACAGACAGGGACTACCAGGACCAGCTGCCCATGCTAGCTCGGGCCACAGCCTCCAAGGCCATCAAGAACAACCTGCGGCTGACCGAGGTCATAGCCGAGCCCAACATCTCCACCAATCAGAGGAAGGTGCAGGCCATCATCCACATGCACCTGGAGCAGAGGGCGGCCGAGAGAGTCCAGAACCCCA AGCGTTTCAACGTGAAGCCCACCTTGGGAGAACTGGCCGTGAGACTGCCCCCATCTTCTCACCACGGAGATGACAGCTCCGATAGCAACGCCTCAGTACAAAGTGGAACCGCAA AGTCAAGTGAACCATTCATCAGGAGTAAAGCCAGTGTCCATTTCAAGGAGATTGAGGTGCGTCAGACGGACAGACGCTCGCTGATTGCAATTTAA
- the asb5a gene encoding ankyrin repeat and SOCS box protein 5 isoform X1, with amino-acid sequence MQQIATQNQIVLCVIKGSWADRSPLHDAACQGRLLALRNLILQGHNVNVVTIDHVSPLHEACLGDHVACARALIAAGANVNVTTIDGVTPLFNACSVGSVSCAEVLLENGAKPQALVFQPSPIHQASSKGSSGCVETLIRWGADVDFDIPHLGTPLYTACVSQEIECVQRLLREGEARAHLLCQITRARYDERRRTSGANVQKGRYMESPLHAAAEKDCTAIVKLLLDFGADIHARNIEFQRPVEAAPPSSLTEGFLLVYEATPQPLSQLCRRRIRDRVGRDRFHLINHLPLPNPLRNYLQYR; translated from the exons ATGCAGCAAATAGCAACACAAAATCAAATCGTGTTGTGCGTTATTAAAG GCTCCTGGGCAGACCGCTCACCCTTACATGATGCTGCATGCCAAGGTCGTCTCTTAGCTCTGAGGAATCTCATTTTACAG GGCCACAATGTAAATGTAGTCACTATAGACCATGTGAGTCCTCTGCACGAGGCCTGCCTTGGAGACCATGTAGCATGTGCCAGAGCTCTGATCGCTGCAGGAGCCAAT GTGAACGTCACCACCATTGATGGGGTGACTCCTCTTTTCAACGCGTGCTCAGTGGGCAGTGTATCATGTGCAGAGGTCCTCCTGGAGAACGGGGCCAAACCGCAGGCCCTGGTATTTCAGCCCTCGCCCATTCACCAAGCCAGCAGTAAAG GCAGCAGTGGGTGTGTGGAGACTCTAATCAGATGGGGAGCCGACGTGGACTTTGACATTCCTCACCTGGGAACGCCCCTCTACACCGCCTGTGTCTCTCAGGAGATAGAGTGTGTCcagaggctgctgagggaaggTGAGGCACGTGCACATCTGCTCTGCCAAATCACCAGAGCCAGGtatgatgagaggaggagaactAGTG GAGCAAATGTACAGAAAGGTAGATATATGGAGTCTCCCTTACACGCTGCCGCTGAGAAGGACTGCACTGCCATTGTTAAGCTGTTGTTGGACTTTGGGGCAGATATCCATGCCAGGAACATTGAGTTCCAGAGACCTGTGGAGGCTGCTCCTCCCAGCAGCCTGACAGAGGGGTTTCTACTGGTCTATGAGG CCACGCCCCAACCATTGAGTCAGCTGTGTCGACGGCGTATCCGTGACCGTGTGGGCCGTGACAGGTTTCACCTCATCAACCATCTTCCCCTTCCCAACCCCCTCAGGAACTATCTCCAGTACAGATGA
- the spata4 gene encoding spermatogenesis-associated protein 4 isoform X2 — MFSWYYHEDFPMHSYNNGTSLPTKQGNWAQIERFLVKQNIHLQKEVLDGTIHCKPGAAELLVQEIYTILTNRRIKGIQGREIDFTDRDYQDQLPMLARATASKAIKNNLRLTEVIAEPNISTNQRKVQAIIHMHLEQRAAERVQNPKRFNVKPTLGELAVRLPPSSHHGDDSSDSNASVQSGTAKSSEPFIRSKASVHFKEIEVRQTDRRSLIAI, encoded by the exons ATGTTCTCCTGGTATTATCATGAAGACTTCCCCATGCACTCCTACAACAATGGGACATCACTTCCAACCAAACAGGGCAACTGGGCACAAATAGAGAGG TTTCTAGTGAAACAGAACATCCATCTGCAAAAGGAAGTTCTGGACGGGACCATCCACTGCAAGCCAGGAGCAGCAGAGCTTCTAGTGCAAGAGATTTACACCATCTTAACTAACAGGAG GATCAAAGGGATCCAGGGCAGGGAGATTGACTTCACAGACAGGGACTACCAGGACCAGCTGCCCATGCTAGCTCGGGCCACAGCCTCCAAGGCCATCAAGAACAACCTGCGGCTGACCGAGGTCATAGCCGAGCCCAACATCTCCACCAATCAGAGGAAGGTGCAGGCCATCATCCACATGCACCTGGAGCAGAGGGCGGCCGAGAGAGTCCAGAACCCCA AGCGTTTCAACGTGAAGCCCACCTTGGGAGAACTGGCCGTGAGACTGCCCCCATCTTCTCACCACGGAGATGACAGCTCCGATAGCAACGCCTCAGTACAAAGTGGAACCGCAA AGTCAAGTGAACCATTCATCAGGAGTAAAGCCAGTGTCCATTTCAAGGAGATTGAGGTGCGTCAGACGGACAGACGCTCGCTGATTGCAATTTAA